In Cydia fagiglandana chromosome 9, ilCydFagi1.1, whole genome shotgun sequence, a single window of DNA contains:
- the LOC134667618 gene encoding protein cortex-like produces the protein MDRNAFGKKTSGLQRPRVDRFVAPRESFDELRRRQHVFARKQHSESIWHGKYVKQKQYASHIDKAFGLEAPAPSQPEQTWPCVPRTRTFLSSADNVLDLPTYSSAVFPELLDWSNDNILVAALGNKYYKWSWHSQSPIGKGFTLFSTACCRFDPTGERLALGTDMQRIEVHNAWSKWVAGSWCRCATKPLQPFCLVTAVDWSPTGNSIVTGCSRGMITAFDRDARLISYRQATNFAIFLVRVSPDARYVAAAAVNSSQVLVMLWPSLVESRAISSDWMVKTIAWHPWRSALLGIGGVTETKSWIALWDAPRATLRATTTVSSSDYSLDTMLFSHRTGELVLSLWNTEQMGYPKACSQLVVMSGPDSVVDQWGEGRYGVDRVRTMVFSPDGTKLATATADEDLIIWNFLPPDNKPSRKTKRRRFSAIPTYIDQSLHGFSVR, from the exons ATGGACAGAAATGCatttggtaaaaaaact AGTGGATTGCAACGGCCTCGCGTTGATCGTTTCGTGGCGCCGCGCGAGTCCTTCGATGAGCTGCGCCGGCGGCAGCACGTCTTCGCCCGCAAGCAACATTCTGAAAGCATTTGG cATGGCAAATACGTGAAACAGAAACAGTACGCGAGCCACATCGACAAAGCCTTCGGGCTAGAAGCACCAGCACCTTCACAGCCAGAGCAAACCTGGCCCTGCGTGCCGCGCACCCGCACATTTCTATCTTCAGCTGATAACGTCCTGGATCTACCAACTTACAGCTCCGCTGTAT TTCCAGAACTCCTCGACTGGAGCAACGACAACATCCTGGTGGCAGCACTGGGCAACAAATACTACAAGTGGAGCTGGCATTCACAGAGCCCTATAGGCAAAGGCTTCACCCTTTTTAGCACCGCATGCTGCAGGTTTGACCCTACAGGGGAAAGGCTAGCA CTAGGAACCGACATGCAGCGCATAGAAGTCCACAACGCGTGGAGCAAGTGGGTAGCCGGTAGTTGGTGCCGCTGCGCCACCAAGCCGCTGCAGCCCTTCTGTCTGGTCACCGCCGTGGACTGGAGCCCCACGGGGAACTCTATCGTCAC tggCTGTTCTCGAGGAATGATCACCGCTTTCGACCGCGACGCCAGGCTCATCAGCTACCGGCAAGCCACCAACTTCGCCATCTTTCTAGTGCGGGTGTCCCCGGACGCGCGCTACGTGGCCGCGGCCGCCGTCAACAGCTCacag GTGCTGGTGATGTTGTGGCCGTCTCTGGTAGAATCCAGGGCTATCAGTTCCGACTGGATggtaaag ACTATAGCCTGGCACCCATGGCGCAGCGCTCTCCTCGGCATCGGCGGAGTCACGGAGACCAAATCCTGGATAGCCCTCTGGGATGCCCCGCGAGCCACCCTGCGCGCTACCACTACCGTCAGCAGTAGCGACTATAGCCTGGACACCATGTTATTCAGCCATCGGACTGGGGAACTGGTACTCAGTCTCTGGAACACAG AGCAAATGGGCTACCCTAAAGCGTGCTCTCAGCTGGTGGTGATGAGCGGACCAGACTCGGTGGTGGACCAGTGGGGGGAGGGCAGATACGGCGTAGACCGCGTCAGGACCATGGTCTTCAGCCCTGATGGCACTAAGCTTG CGACAGCCACAGCAGACGAAGACCTAATAATCTGGAATTTCCTGCCTCCAGACAACAAACCAAGCAGAAAGACGAAACGGAGAAGATTCTCCGCCATCCCCACATACATCGACCAGAGCTTACATGGCTTCTCCGTTCGATGA